CCCGTGGCAGCTCATCCACGGCGCGGCGCTCCAGCCCGCCTGGCACATGGCCCTCGACGAGGTGCTGCTGGAGGAGGTGGCCGCAGGCCGCAGGCCGCCCACGCTGCGCATCTGGGAGTGGGCCAGCAACGCGGTGGTGATCGGGCGCTTCCAGTCGGTGCGCAACGAGGTGGACCTGGATGGCGCGGCCCGCCACGATGTCCACGTGGTGCGCCGCATCAGCGGCGGCGGCGCGATGTTCATCGAGCCGGGCAACACCATCACCTACTCGATCTACGCGCCCCAGGCGCTGGTGGCGGGCATGCCCACCGTCGACTCCTACGCCTTCCTCGACCAGTGGGTGATCGACGCCTTCGCCGAGGTGGGCGTGAAGGCCTGGTACCAGCCGATCAACGACATCACCTCGGCGGGCGGCAAGATCGGCGGCGCGGCCCAGAAGCGCCACCCCGGCGCGGTGCTGCACCACGTGACCATGGCCTACGACATCGACAGCGCCAAGATGCTGGAGGTGCTGCGCATCGGGCGCGAGAAGCTGAGCGACAAGGGCACCGCCAGCGCCGCCAAGCGCGTCGACCCCGTGCGCAGCCAGACCGGCCTGCCCCGCGAGGCGATCATCGCCCAGCTCGTCGCCACCTTCCGCGCCAAGTACGGCCTCGCCGACTCCAGCCTCACCCCCGCCGAGCAGGCCGAGGCCGAGCGCCGCGTCCGCGAGAAGTTCGACACCGACGCCTGGCGCTTCATCGTCCCCTAGCCCCGCATAGCATCCACCCCGCAGCGCGGCCCGCCGGAAGGGGGGCCGCGCTGTTTTGTGCGCCGGGGCGGGGCGGAGAGCACCCTGACAGGGGCTTGACAAGGGTGTATAATGAAGGGGCAAAAGTGTTTACGATATGATATATTATCTTCGAACAAATAACTTAATAGCTGATTAAGCAAATTCCTAAAATTTTATCATATTCACATAATAATAACACAAGACTTTCAGGAACAACATGTTACACATAAAATATCAAAATATAGTTTAATATTTTTCTATCAATATTTTTTCTTTCACATTTTATATATTTACACCTAAGTATATAATCAAAGATAAATAATATGACCAAACCAGAAATATATCACGTAACCGATGTTTTTACACCAACACGTCCTGCACGTGCAACATTTGTTGAGCGTGATGTAATTAATGACAAACTAGTTAGCGCACTTCAAACCCCAGGCAAGCAAATCGTTGTATATGGTCATTCTGGATCAGGCAAGACTACTCTACTTGTCAATAAATTACATCAACTTTACGAGAATCATATAACTACTAGGTGTATTTCCGATATGACATTTGATCAGATGATAATAAATGCATTTGATCAACTTAATACATTTTTTGAAACCGAGCAAGTTAAATCCAAATCCGCACAAATATCTTCTTCAATCCAAGCCGAGTACTTTGTGATAAGATCACAAATTGGATCACAAATAGATGAACAAACTCAAACAAAGCAGCAACGAATCTTACCTCCTCAACTTACGCCACAGACACTTGCCAAACTCCTAGGAAAATCTAAGTGTTGTTGGGTATTAGAAGACTTTCATAAGATTAATTCTATTCAAAAGAAAAATCTTTCCCAGGTTATGAAGTTATTTATGGATATGTCCGATGAATATCCTACACTTAAGATCATAGCTATTGGTGCAGTAGATACTGCAAGACAAGTTATAGAATATGATCCAGAAATGAGAAATCGTGTTTCTGAAATATATGTTCCGCTTATGAGCGAATATGAAATTAGACAAATTATAACCAAAGGCGAAGATTTACTAAATTTTCTCGTCGACGATCAAGTTAAATCCGGAATCACTAACTACTCTAATGGAGTCGCTTCTGTCTGTCACCAACTTCTTCTTAATATATGTTTTGCAGCAGATATTATGGAAACAAAAATCCATGATAAACAAATTATAACCCATCAAGAATTAGCACAAGCACTTGAAATGTATTTAGAAAACGCCTCAGATACTCTTAAAAGTGCTTTTGAAAAAGCATTTCGAAAAACAAAAGCTGGGCGTTTTGATAACAATAGGCTTATTTTACGTGCTCTGGCAAAGTCTGGACAAGATGGTGCTACCCATGGAGAACTTTTAACAATTATCAGAAAGGATCAGGCAGACTACCCGTCTGGTAATCTAACTATATACCTTAATAAGCTTCAGTCATCAGAGCGAGGGTCATTGATTAGATACAATACAGCTTCAGGAAAATATTCGTTCAATGACCCTATATATAGAGCTTTTGCAATGTCGCTCTTTGCAAAAGAAAAACATCCAACCAGTAACATCGAAATAAATATACTCAATATAATAAATTCACTCACCCCGTCTAAACCCAGCAAGACGCTTATCGATTTTCTACAACTTGCTA
The genomic region above belongs to Chloroflexia bacterium SDU3-3 and contains:
- a CDS encoding lipoate--protein ligase family protein; protein product: MSTPNRDAAWRSYPWQLIHGAALQPAWHMALDEVLLEEVAAGRRPPTLRIWEWASNAVVIGRFQSVRNEVDLDGAARHDVHVVRRISGGGAMFIEPGNTITYSIYAPQALVAGMPTVDSYAFLDQWVIDAFAEVGVKAWYQPINDITSAGGKIGGAAQKRHPGAVLHHVTMAYDIDSAKMLEVLRIGREKLSDKGTASAAKRVDPVRSQTGLPREAIIAQLVATFRAKYGLADSSLTPAEQAEAERRVREKFDTDAWRFIVP
- a CDS encoding AAA family ATPase, translating into MTKPEIYHVTDVFTPTRPARATFVERDVINDKLVSALQTPGKQIVVYGHSGSGKTTLLVNKLHQLYENHITTRCISDMTFDQMIINAFDQLNTFFETEQVKSKSAQISSSIQAEYFVIRSQIGSQIDEQTQTKQQRILPPQLTPQTLAKLLGKSKCCWVLEDFHKINSIQKKNLSQVMKLFMDMSDEYPTLKIIAIGAVDTARQVIEYDPEMRNRVSEIYVPLMSEYEIRQIITKGEDLLNFLVDDQVKSGITNYSNGVASVCHQLLLNICFAADIMETKIHDKQIITHQELAQALEMYLENASDTLKSAFEKAFRKTKAGRFDNNRLILRALAKSGQDGATHGELLTIIRKDQADYPSGNLTIYLNKLQSSERGSLIRYNTASGKYSFNDPIYRAFAMSLFAKEKHPTSNIEINILNIINSLTPSKPSKTLIDFLQLAIDFQNKKNT